Proteins found in one Perca fluviatilis chromosome 9, GENO_Pfluv_1.0, whole genome shotgun sequence genomic segment:
- the ap1m3 gene encoding adaptor related protein complex 1 subunit mu 3, giving the protein MSASAIFILDLKGKVLICRNYMGNMDMNEIDHFMPILMKREEDAEMTPLVTHGSTHFLWIKHSNLYLVALTKKNANAALVYSFLYKIIQVFKEYFKELEEESIRDNFVTVYELMDEVMDFGFPQTTDSKILQEYITQQGHKLEVGAPRPPATVTNAVSWRSEGIKYRKNEVFMDVIESVNLLVNANGSVLRSEIVGTIKLKVVLSGMPELRLGLNDKVLFEITGREKSKTVELEDVKFHQCVRLSRFENDRTISFIPPDGESELMSYRLNTTVKPLIWIESVIEKYSHSRVEIKVKARSQFKSRSTANNVSILVPVPSDADSPKFKTSTGSAKWVPEKSVVQWNIKSFPGGKEYMMRAHFGLPSVDSDELEAKRPITVNFEIPYFTVSGIQVRYLKIIEKSGYQALPWVRYITQSGDYQLRTQ; this is encoded by the exons ATGTCGGCGTCGGCGATATTTATCCTCGACCTGAAGGGAAAG GTGCTAATCTGCCGTAACTACATGGGGAACATGGACATGAATGAGATTGACCACTTTATGCCCATCCTgatgaagagagaagaggacGCTGAGATGACCCCTCTGGTCACCCACGGCTCCACACACTTCCTGTGGATCAAACACAGCAACCTTTACT tggTGGCACTGACGAAGAAGAATGCCAACGCTGCCCTGGTGTACTCCTTTCTTTATAAAATTATCCAG GTATTTAAGGAGTACTTTAAGGAGCTTGAGGAGGAGAGTATTCGTGACAACTTTGTGACAGTGTACGAGCTGATGGACGAAGTGATGGACTTTGGTTTTCCGCAGACAACTGATAGCAAGATCCTACAAGA GTACATCACCCAGCAGGGTCATAAATTAGAGGTTGGGGCTCCTCGACCTCCTGCCACTGTCACCAATGCGGTGTCTTGGCGGTCAGAGGGCATCAAGTACAGGAAGAACGAAGTTTTCATGGACGTCATTGAGTCAGTAAATCTCCTG GTGAACGCCAACGGCAGCGTCCTGCGGAGTGAAATAGTGGGCACTATCAAACTCAAAGTGGTCCTGTCGGGGATGCCTGAACTCAGACTGGGCCTCAATGACAAAGTGTTGTTTGAAATCACAGGCA gaGAGAAGAGTAAGACAGTGGAGCTAGAGGATGTGAAGTTTCATCAGTGTGTCCGTCTGTCACGCTTCGAGAACGACCGCACCATTTCTTTCATCCCCCCCGACGGCGAGAGCGAGCTCATGTCCTACCGCCTCAACACTACA GTGAAGCCTCTCATATGGATTGAGAGCGTGATTGAGAAGTACTCTCACAGCCGCGTGGAGATCAAGGTGAAG GCTCGGAGTCAGTTTAAGAGCCGCTCCACTGCCAACAATGTGTCCATTCTGGTGCCAGTGCCGAGTGATGCTGACTCACCCAAGTTCAAGACCAGCACAGGCAGCGCCAAGTGGGTGCCCGAGAAGAGCGTGGTGCAGTGGAACATCAAGTCTTTCCCT GGTGGTAAGGAGTACATGATGCGGGCGCATTTTGGGCTACCCAGTGTGGATAGCGATGAGCTGGAAGCAAAGAGAccaatcacagttaactttGAGATCCCTTATTTCACTGTGTCTGGGATTCAG GTGCGTTACCTTAAGATCATAGAGAAGAGCGGTTACCAGGCGTTACCATGGGTGCGCTACATCACACAAAGTGGAG ATTACCAGCTCCGGACACAGTAA
- the c9h1orf210 gene encoding type III endosome membrane protein TEMP, translating to MEPTIGTLSTATPTATQNHTFDSQTDKYKSHNWEFLVAVLVTAISISILIALLAKCQVVRRYLASYRHTRLRETDNISQCQPSGLEGEFAMHRGRGINPHCLPPVSEEDDDGFIEDNYIPASERARAERAAENMEDMEDTEEEMDEIEFTIA from the exons ATGGAACCAACAATTGGCACGCTCTCTACAGCTACACCAACTGCAACACAAAATC ACACGTTCGATAGCCAGACAGACAAATATAAATCTCACAACTGGGAGTTCCTGGTGGCCGTCCTGGTCACAGCCATCTCCATCTCCATTCTCATCGCCCTTCTGGCTAAATGCCAGGTGGTCCGGCGTTACCTGGCCAGCTACAGGCACACACggctgagagagacagacaacatCAGCCAGTGTCAACCTTcag GCCTGGAGGGGGAATTTGCCATGCACAGGGGCCGTGGAATTAACCCTCACTGCCTCCCTCCTGTGAGCGAGGAAGATGATGACGGCTTCATTGAGGACAACTACATCCCGGCCAGTGAGAGAGCGAGGGCTGAAAGAGCAGCGGAGAACATGGAGGACatggaggacacagaggaagaAATGGATGAAATTGAATTTACCATCGCTTAG